In Canis aureus isolate CA01 chromosome 12, VMU_Caureus_v.1.0, whole genome shotgun sequence, a genomic segment contains:
- the TSHB gene encoding thyrotropin subunit beta, with the protein MNQELLVWVIIPPAHQCKVSMTAIYLMSMLFGLACGQAMSFCFPTEYTMHVERKECAYCLTINTTICAGYCMTRDINGKLFLPKYALSQDVCTYRDFMYKTVEIPGCPRHVTPYFSYPVAVSCKCGKCNTDYSDCIHEAIKTNYCTKPQKSYVVGFSI; encoded by the exons ATGAACCAAGAGCTTTTAGTCTGGGTCATTATACCACCAGCTCACCAATGCAAAGTAAG cATGACTGCTATCTACCTGATGTCCATGCTTTTTGGCCTAGCATGTGGGCAAgcaatgtctttttgttttcctactgAGTATACGATGCATGTCGAAAGGAAAGAGTGTGCTTACTGCCTAACCATCAACACCACCATCTGTGCTGGATATTGTATGACACGG GATATCAATGGCAAACTATTTCTTCCAAAATATGCTCTGTCCCAGGATGTTTGTACATATAGAGACTTTATGTACAAGACTGTAGAAATACCAGGATGCCCGCGCCATGTTACTCCCTATTTCTCCTACCCTGTAGCTGTAAGCTGTAAGTGTGGCAAGTGTAATACTGACTATAGTGATTGTATACATGAGGCCATCAAGACAAACTATTGTACCAAACCTCAGAAGTCCTATGTGGTGGGATTTTCTATCTAA